The Streptomyces sp. NBC_00306 sequence ACTACAACACCGCTGCCAGGGCGTCGTACCGCCGCGTCGGCTTCCGCGAGGTCGGAGCCTTCATGAGCGTGCTGTTCTGACGGAGCGCGACGGCAAGTAGGGTTCGCGCATGGCAGCACTTCCCGGAGGCGCACCCCGGACCCCCGACATCGTGGTCGGACCGGTCGATCTGGCCGCGCGCATCGACGAGGCCCTCGCGGTACAGGCCCTCGCCTTCGGGCTGAGCGACGACGAGGTCGAGGTCCGGCGCCACATCGTCGACCGCCATCTCCTGCAGCCCGGCGCCTGCGCCCTCGGCGCACTGACCGGCAACGGGCGCCTCGTCGGCTTCGTCTACGGCATGCCCAACGACCGCACCCACTGGTGGTCCACCGTCGTCGAGCCCTATCTGCGGCGAGGCGACAGCGACGGCTGGCTCGACGACTCCTTCGTCATCACCGAACTGCACGTCCACCCCGCTTTCCAGGGCCAGGGCATCGGCCGTGAGCTGATCACCACGATCACCGACCGGGCACTTCAGCCGCGGTCGATCCTCTCCGCCATCGACATCGAGAGCCCGGCCCGCGCCCTCTACCGCTCGCTCGGCTACCGGGACCTCGCGCGCCAGGTCCTGTTCCCCAGCGCCCCCAGTCCGTACGCCGTGATGGGCGCCCCGCTGCCCCTGCTCCGCGGGAACTGATTTCCGCCCGCACCCACCGCCCGGATAACCTCCTGCCAGCATCCTTATACGACGCAGGAGAATTCCCCATGGCAGCCCAGGTCCAGCGCATGTCCCGTCTGATGGTCAAGACACTGCGCGACGACCCGGCGGACGCCGAGACGCTCAGCCACAAGCTGCTCGTCCGCGCCGGGTACGTCCGGCGCAACGCGGCGGGCATCTGGTCCTGGCTGCCGCTCGGCAAGAGGGTCCTGGAGAACGTCACGCGCGTCGTGCGCGAGGAGATGGACGCCATCGGCGCCCAGGAGGTCCTGCTGCCCGCCCTGCTGCCCAAGGAGCCCTACGAGGCGACGGGCCGCTGGGAGGAGTACGGCGCGGAGCTGTTCCGCCTCAAGGACCGCAAGGGCGCGGAGTACCTGCTCGGCCCGACCCACGAGGAGATCTTCACCCAGCTGGTCAAGGACCAGTGCACGTCCTACAAGGACCTGCCGGTGATCCTCTACCAGATCCAGGCGAAGTACCGCGACGAGGCGCGACCCCGTTCGGGCATCCTGCGGGGCCGTGAGTTCCAGATGAAGGACTCGTACTCCTTCGACACGACCGACGAGGGCCTGGCGGAGTCGTACGCGCTGCACCGCGCCGCGTACATCAAGATCTTCGAGCGACTCGGACTCTCCCACCGCATCGTCTCGGCCGTCTCCGGAGCCATGGGCGGCTCCGCGTCGGAGGAGTTCCTGGCGCCGGCGGCCGCGGGCGAGGACACCTTCGTGTACTGCCCGTCCTGCGACTACGCCGCGAACACGGAGGCCGTGACCTTCGCCGCCCAGGTGGCCTCCGGCGACCACCCCGCGGTGGAGGAGCTGGACACCCCCGAGACCCCGACCATCGAGACGCTCGCCGCGCTCCTGGAGGTGCCTGCCTCCGCGACGCTGAAGAACCTGCTGGTCAAGGTCGACGGCGAGATCGTCGCCGTCGGTGTGCCCGGTGACCGCGAGGTCGACCTCGGCAAGCTGACGGACCACCTCGCGCCCGCCACCGTGGAACTCGTCACCGCGGACGACTTCACCGGCCGGCCCGACCTCGTACGCGGCTACGTCGGCCCGCAGGGCCTGGAGAAGGTCCGCTACATCGCCGACCCGCGGGTGGCACGGGGCACGGCCTGGATCACCGGCGCGAACAAGCCCGACACCCACGCCCGCAACGTCGTCGCGGGCCGCGACTTCGAGGTGGACGACTACCTCGACGTCGTCGTGGTCCAGGACGGCGACCCCTGCCCGCAGTGCGGTACGGGGCTCAAGCTCGACCGCGCGATCGAGATCGGCCACATCTTCCAGCTCGGCCGGAAGTACGCGGACGCCTTCCAGCTCGACGTGCTCGGCCAGAACGGCAAGCCGGCCCGGGTGACGATGGGCTCGTACGGCATCGGTGTCTCGCGCGCGGTGGCGGCACTGGCGGAGCAGACGGCGGACGAGCAGGGCCTGTGCTGGCCGCGGGAGATCGCCCCGGCGGACGTCCACGTGGTCGCCGCGGGCAAGGCGCTCCAGACGGAGCTCGCCCTGGACGTCGCCGACCAGCTGGCGGCGGCGGGCCTGCGGGTCCTGGTGGACGAGCGTCCCGGGGTCTCGCCGGGCGTGAAGTTCACGGACGCGGAGCTGATCGGCGTCCCGAAGATCCTGGTGGCGGGCCGCCGCTCGGCGGAGGGCGTGGTGGAACTGAAGGACCGCCGCACGGGGGAGCGGGAGGAGCTCCCGGTGTCGGAGGCGATCGCGCGGCTGCGGGGCTGAGGGAACGGGGGGGCGCGATTCCGGCCGGCCCTGGGTTTGAGGACATGCCGGCAGGGCGTGCCCGGCGGTGAGGGTGCGGGTGGTTCGCGGGGCGCTGCCCCGGGCCCCGCGCCTCAATCGCCGGCGGGGCTTGATGTGCGGCCTGTTGCCCCGGCGGGGCGGAATGTGCGGCCTGTTGTCCCGGCGGGGCGGAATGTGCGGCCTGTTGCTCTGACGCGGCTGGGCTTGTCCGGCCTTGTGTGCGGGGCGAGTTCAGCCTGTTCGACGTGTGAGGATGCCGGTAGGCGTGCCCGGCCGTGATGGTGCGGGTGGTTCGCGGGGCGCTGCCCCGGACCCCGCGCCTCAATCGCCGGCGGGGCTGGATGTGCGGCCTGTTGTCCCGGCGGGGCTGGATGTGCGGCCTGTTGCCCTGGCGGCAGCGACGGTGCGGGCGGCAGGGGCCCCCGCCGGGGAGGGGGTCGGCCACGCCTCAGAGCCAGCTCGCGAACTCCAGGCTCAGTTCCGCCTCTTGCGCCCGGCCCGACGACTGCGCCCTCGTCGCCGACTCCACCGCGCGGAACAGCGTCCAGCCCCGCAGCCGGTCCGGGTCCACCTCCAGTGAGTCCGCCAGCTTGTTCACCCGGCGGCGGGCCGCCGACGCCCCCGAGGACGCGGCGATCAGGTCCTCCACCCGGTCGCGGACCAGCCGCGCCAGGTCGTAGGCGCGTTCACCCACCAGCGGTTCCGGGCCCACCGCCAGCCACGGCGTGCGGTCGCCCGCGAGGACCTTGCCCTGGCGGAAGTTGCCGTGCAGCAGCAGCGTCTCCGGCGGCGCGGCGGTCAGTTCGTCGCGGGCCGCGAGCGCCTCGGAGACCAGCGCCGACGACGCATCCGACGACGCCTCCGCCGAGACCCGCATCGCCTCCGCCTGCCGTGCCGTCCGGTCCGCCACCGACTCGAAGCCATGGCCCGCGGGCGGCTCGACCCACAGCCGCCGTACGATCCCCGACGCCTCCAGCAGCGCCTTCGCCTCCGGCAGCGAGCGCAGGCTCATCTCCGGGTGCAGCCGCTCCAGCAGCAGCGCGTCGCCCGGAGCCGCGAGCAGGCGCACCGCGCCCCAGCCGTCCCAGTGCTCCAGCGCGGCCCGTTCCAGGGCGGGCGTGGCCGCGGGCGGGGCGAGCTTCAGCGCGGCCGGGGTGCCGTCCTCCAGGCGTACGAGGACGACCAGACTGCTCCGGCCCCCCGGGGCCATCACCCGCTCGACGTCCAGCCCCTCCCGGGACACGGCCTCGTCGGTGAGCGCGGGCAGCAGCCCGAGCCAGTCGTCGCTCTCGCCGAGCGCCCGAACCAGACGCCGGGGCGCTTCAAAACCCACGTGTGTGCTTCCCTTTCACTGCCCGGCCGCCCGCTCGGCGAGCCCAGGAAAGGCTACGCCGCTGCCGCGCCAGCGCACGGCACGCACCGCCGCCTCCCGCAGGGCGCCGGCGGCCTCGCGCCGCAGCGGCCCGTCCGCGGCCCGTACGAGATCGGAGCAGACGCCCGCGACCCGGTCCTCCAGCACCGCCGCGAGGCGCACGGCCGCGGCCGAGTCCGGTACCGCGAAGGGCAGGTTGTACGCGGCGGCTGCCGCCTCCGGCGTGCCGCCGAGGTCCCGCACGGTGCGGACGAGCGCGTCGCGCCGGGCGCGGTGCGCTCCGTGTGCCGCGGTGGCCTCCGCCCGGCGGGCCTCGCCGACCCGGGCTCCGACGACCCCGTAGCCGTAGACCGCGGCGTGCTCCGCGGCCAGCGCCGCCTGAAGGGCCCTCAGGACGTCGTCCGTGCTCATCGCGGGGCCCCGTTCGTCAGCAGGTAGACGTGCGTCGCGCCCGCCGCGGCGACAGACGCCAGCAGGCGGGCGAGTTCGGGTGGCGCCTCGTCCAGAGCGGCGGTGTGTGCCTCGAAGGCACGTTTCTCCGCACTGGCGAGCGAGGCGAGCGCTTCCGCGGGAACAGTCGGGACCGGCGCCGTGAGGGCCACCGGGGGCGTGCCGCCGAGCGCGCTGACATGCGCGGCCACCGCCGTGCGCAGGGGAGTGAGCCGCCCCGCCAGCGCCGGATGCTGTGCGATGGCGGCGTCGTAGTGGTCCCGCAGGGACCCGCTCGTCGCGGCCAGGCGCTTGCGCAGGGCCTTCTCCGCCCGGGCCGGGTCGCCCGCCGGGCCGGAGGTCCGGGTCTCGGCGGACGGCCGGTCCGAACAACCCGTCAACACCGCCGCCGCGGCCGCACCCGTGGCCATGAGCGCACGTCTGCGTGTCGTCCCCGTGCGCCCCACGCGTCTCTCCCTCGGCATCTTGTGATCATCGCCGCAGGCGAGCGTACCTGCGGGTGCCGTGCAGGTGGACGGCAACACCCCTCGGGACCGGATACCCTTTGATCTGACACGCGACGATCCCACAACAGCACACGCGGCCGAGGAGTCACCCGGATGAGCACCACCCAGAGCGAGAGGCTGCGCGGGCTGCTGGAACCGCTCGTCAGCGCCGCGGACCTGGATCTGGAAGAGATCGAGGTGTCCCGGGCCGGCCGGCGTCGCATGCTGAGGATCATCGTGGACTCCGACGAAGGCGCCACTCTGGACGCCTGTGCCGAGCTGAGCCGCGCCATCTCCGCCAAGCTCGACGAGACCGACGCCATGGGCGAGGACGAGTACGTCCTCGAAGTGAGCTCGCCCGGCGCGGACCGCCCCCTGACCGAGCACCGCCACTACGTGCGTGCCGTCGGCCGGCTCGTGAAGCTTCAACTCACCGAGGGCGGGGACGTGGTGGCCCGCATCCTGGCCGTGGACGACGAGGGGCTCGACCTCGAGGTGCCCG is a genomic window containing:
- a CDS encoding GNAT family N-acetyltransferase; translation: MAALPGGAPRTPDIVVGPVDLAARIDEALAVQALAFGLSDDEVEVRRHIVDRHLLQPGACALGALTGNGRLVGFVYGMPNDRTHWWSTVVEPYLRRGDSDGWLDDSFVITELHVHPAFQGQGIGRELITTITDRALQPRSILSAIDIESPARALYRSLGYRDLARQVLFPSAPSPYAVMGAPLPLLRGN
- a CDS encoding proline--tRNA ligase gives rise to the protein MAAQVQRMSRLMVKTLRDDPADAETLSHKLLVRAGYVRRNAAGIWSWLPLGKRVLENVTRVVREEMDAIGAQEVLLPALLPKEPYEATGRWEEYGAELFRLKDRKGAEYLLGPTHEEIFTQLVKDQCTSYKDLPVILYQIQAKYRDEARPRSGILRGREFQMKDSYSFDTTDEGLAESYALHRAAYIKIFERLGLSHRIVSAVSGAMGGSASEEFLAPAAAGEDTFVYCPSCDYAANTEAVTFAAQVASGDHPAVEELDTPETPTIETLAALLEVPASATLKNLLVKVDGEIVAVGVPGDREVDLGKLTDHLAPATVELVTADDFTGRPDLVRGYVGPQGLEKVRYIADPRVARGTAWITGANKPDTHARNVVAGRDFEVDDYLDVVVVQDGDPCPQCGTGLKLDRAIEIGHIFQLGRKYADAFQLDVLGQNGKPARVTMGSYGIGVSRAVAALAEQTADEQGLCWPREIAPADVHVVAAGKALQTELALDVADQLAAAGLRVLVDERPGVSPGVKFTDAELIGVPKILVAGRRSAEGVVELKDRRTGEREELPVSEAIARLRG
- a CDS encoding aminoglycoside phosphotransferase family protein, coding for MGFEAPRRLVRALGESDDWLGLLPALTDEAVSREGLDVERVMAPGGRSSLVVLVRLEDGTPAALKLAPPAATPALERAALEHWDGWGAVRLLAAPGDALLLERLHPEMSLRSLPEAKALLEASGIVRRLWVEPPAGHGFESVADRTARQAEAMRVSAEASSDASSALVSEALAARDELTAAPPETLLLHGNFRQGKVLAGDRTPWLAVGPEPLVGERAYDLARLVRDRVEDLIAASSGASAARRRVNKLADSLEVDPDRLRGWTLFRAVESATRAQSSGRAQEAELSLEFASWL
- a CDS encoding ferritin-like domain-containing protein, giving the protein MSTDDVLRALQAALAAEHAAVYGYGVVGARVGEARRAEATAAHGAHRARRDALVRTVRDLGGTPEAAAAAYNLPFAVPDSAAAVRLAAVLEDRVAGVCSDLVRAADGPLRREAAGALREAAVRAVRWRGSGVAFPGLAERAAGQ
- the rimP gene encoding ribosome maturation factor RimP translates to MSTTQSERLRGLLEPLVSAADLDLEEIEVSRAGRRRMLRIIVDSDEGATLDACAELSRAISAKLDETDAMGEDEYVLEVSSPGADRPLTEHRHYVRAVGRLVKLQLTEGGDVVARILAVDDEGLDLEVPGVKGRKPTARRVAFAEIAKARVEIEFSRKDKKEEEA